The following proteins are co-located in the Echinicola sp. 20G genome:
- a CDS encoding DUF493 family protein: MNKVFDKAAFKEKLDEQTTFPALYMFKFIVPKGKEDEVKRLLPNNEITFKASAKGTYISATIKAMMKDSEAIIKVYEEASKIEGIISL; encoded by the coding sequence ATGAATAAAGTATTTGATAAAGCAGCGTTCAAAGAAAAACTGGATGAGCAGACTACTTTTCCTGCATTGTACATGTTCAAGTTTATTGTGCCTAAAGGAAAAGAGGATGAAGTAAAGCGATTATTGCCGAACAACGAAATTACTTTCAAAGCCTCTGCCAAGGGGACTTATATCAGTGCTACGATCAAAGCCATGATGAAAGACAGTGAGGCAATTATTAAAGTATATGAGGAGGCTTCAAAGATAGAAGGTATTATCTCACTTTAA
- a CDS encoding 4a-hydroxytetrahydrobiopterin dehydratase: MWPEENNRLKKTFEFSDFTEAFAFMCRVAFLAEAHQHHPNWSNVYNKVTIELTTHDQGNVVTDKDRKLAEAIDQLT, translated from the coding sequence ATGTGGCCAGAGGAAAACAACCGATTAAAAAAGACATTTGAATTTTCAGATTTCACAGAAGCTTTTGCTTTTATGTGTAGGGTCGCTTTTTTGGCAGAAGCCCACCAGCATCACCCTAACTGGAGCAATGTTTATAATAAAGTGACCATAGAGCTTACCACACATGATCAAGGAAATGTGGTTACTGACAAAGACAGAAAGCTGGCTGAGGCAATAGATCAACTGACCTGA